The Pan paniscus chromosome 1, NHGRI_mPanPan1-v2.0_pri, whole genome shotgun sequence genome has a segment encoding these proteins:
- the KLHL21 gene encoding kelch-like protein 21 isoform X1 has protein sequence MERPAPLAVLPFSDPAHALSLLRGLSQLRAERKFLDVTLEAAGGRDFPAHRAVLAAASPYFRAMFAGQLRESRAERVRLHGVPPDMLQLLLDFSYTGRVAVSGDNAEPLLRAADLLQFPAVKEACGAFLQQQLDLANCLDMQDFAEAFSCSGLASAAQRFILRHVGELGAEQLERLPLARLLRYLRDDGLCVPKEEAAYQLALRWVRADPPRRAAHWPQLLEAVRLPFVRRFYLLAHVEAEPLVARCPPCLRLLREARDFQAARYDRHDRGPCPRMRPRPSTGLAEILVLVGGCDQDCDELVTVDCYNPQTGQWRYLAEFPDHLGGGYSIVALGNDIYVTGGSDGSRLYDCVWRYNSSVNEWAEVAPMLKAREYHSSSVLDGLLYVVAADSTERYDHTTDSWEALQPMTYPMDNCSTTACRGRLYAIGSLAGKETMVMQCYDPDTDLWSLVDCGQLPPWSFAPKTATLNGLMYFVRDDSAEVDVYNPTRNEWDKIPSMNQVHVGGSLAVLGGKLYVSGGYDNTFELSDVVEAYDPETRAWSVVGRLPEPTFWHGSVSIFRQFMPQTFSGGRGFELDSGSNDMDPGRPRPPRDPDELH, from the exons ATGGAGCGACCGGCGCCCCTGGCCGTGCTTCCCTTCTCGGACCCCGCGCACGCCCTGAGCCTGCTGCGCGGCCTGAGCCAGCTCCGCGCCGAGCGCAAGTTCCTGGACGTGACCCTGGAGGCGGCGGGCGGGCGCGACTTCCCGGCGCACCGTGCAGTGCTGGCCGCCGCCAGCCCCTACTTCCGCGCCATGTTCGCGGGGCAGCTGCGCGAGAGCCGCGCCGAGCGGGTGCGCCTGCACGGAGTGCCTCCCGAcatgctgcagctgctgctggacTTCAGCTACACGGGCCGCGTGGCGGTAAGCGGCGACAATGCTGAGCCGCTGCTGCGCGCCGCCGACCTGCTGCAGTTCCCGGCCGTGAAGGAGGCGTGCGGGGCCTTCCTGCAGCAGCAGCTCGACCTGGCCAACTGCCTGGACATGCAGGACTTCGCTGAGGCCTTCAGCTGCTCGGGACTGGCGAGCGCGGCGCAGCGGTTCATTCTGCGCCACGTGGGCGAGCTGGGCGCCGAGCAGCTGGAGCGGCTGCCACTGGCGCGCCTGCTGCGCTACCTGCGGGACGACGGGCTGTGTGTGCCCAAGGAGGAGGCCGCCTACCAGCTGGCGCTGCGCTGGGTCCGCGCTGACCCGCCGCGCCGCGCCGCGCACTGGCCGCAGCTGCTGGAGGCCGTGCGCCTGCCCTTCGTGCGCCGCTTCTACCTGTTGGCGCACGTCGAGGCCGAGCCGCTGGTGGCGCGCTGCCCACCCTGCCTGCGCCTGCTGCGCGAGGCGCGCGACTTCCAGGCGGCGCGCTACGACCGCCACGACCGCGGGCCCTGCCCCCGAATGCGTCCTCGCCCGTCCACCGGTCTCGCCGAGATCCTCGTGCTCGTGGGCGGCTGCGACCAGGACTGTGACGAGCTGGTCACTGTCGACTGCTACAACCCGCAGACGGGTCAGTGGCGCTACCTGGCCGAGTTCCCAGACCACCTGGGCGGAGGCTACAGCATCGTGGCGCTGGGCAATGACATCTACGTGACGG GTGGGTCCGATGGCTCCCGGCTCTATGACTGCGTGTGGAGGTACAACTCAAGCGTGAACGAGTGGGCGGAGGTGGCGCCCATGCTGAAGGCCCGCGAGTACCACAGCTCCTCTGTGCTGGACGGACTGCTGTACGTGGTGGCCGCCGACAGCACCGAGCGCTATGACCACACCACCGACTCCTGGGAGGCCCTGCAGCCCATGACCTACCCCATGGACAACTGCTCCACCACTGCGTGCCGTGGCCGGCTCTATGCCATCGGCTCCCTGGCCGGCAAGGAGACCATGGTGATGCAGTGCTACGACCCGGACACCGACCTGTGGTCGCTGGTGGACTGCGGCCAGCTCCCGCCCTGGTCCTTCGCCCCCAAGACTGCGACTCTAAACGGACTCATGTACTTTGTCAG GGATGACTCCGCCGAGGTGGACGTGTACAACCCGACGAGGAACGAATGGGACAAGATCCCGTCCATGAATCAG GTACATGTGGGGGGCAGCCTGGCCGTCCTTGGGGGAAAGCTGTACGTCTCTGGGGGATACGACAATACATTTGAACTCTCAGACGTGGTAGAGGCCTATGACCCAGAGACTCGGGCATGGAGCGTGGTGGGGCGGCTCCCAGAACCCACCTTCTGGCATGGCAGTGTCAGCATCTTCCGCCAGTTCATGCCCCAGACCTTCTCGGGTGGGCGTGGCTTCGAGTTGGACAGTGGCAGCAATGACATGGACCCAGGCCGACCCCGGCCGCCGCGGGACCCTGATGAGCTGCACTAG
- the KLHL21 gene encoding kelch-like protein 21 isoform X2 yields the protein MERPAPLAVLPFSDPAHALSLLRGLSQLRAERKFLDVTLEAAGGRDFPAHRAVLAAASPYFRAMFAGQLRESRAERVRLHGVPPDMLQLLLDFSYTGRVAVSGDNAEPLLRAADLLQFPAVKEACGAFLQQQLDLANCLDMQDFAEAFSCSGLASAAQRFILRHVGELGAEQLERLPLARLLRYLRDDGLCVPKEEAAYQLALRWVRADPPRRAAHWPQLLEAVRLPFVRRFYLLAHVEAEPLVARCPPCLRLLREARDFQAARYDRHDRGPCPRMRPRPSTGLAEILVLVGGCDQDCDELVTVDCYNPQTGQWRYLAEFPDHLGGGYSIVALGNDIYVTGGSDGSRLYDCVWRYNSSVNEWAEVAPMLKAREYHSSSVLDGLLYVVAADSTERYDHTTDSWEALQPMTYPMDNCSTTACRGRLYAIGSLAGKETMVMQCYDPDTDLWSLVDCGQLPPWSFAPKTATLNGLMYFVRDDSAEVDVYNPTRNEWDKIPSMNQ from the exons ATGGAGCGACCGGCGCCCCTGGCCGTGCTTCCCTTCTCGGACCCCGCGCACGCCCTGAGCCTGCTGCGCGGCCTGAGCCAGCTCCGCGCCGAGCGCAAGTTCCTGGACGTGACCCTGGAGGCGGCGGGCGGGCGCGACTTCCCGGCGCACCGTGCAGTGCTGGCCGCCGCCAGCCCCTACTTCCGCGCCATGTTCGCGGGGCAGCTGCGCGAGAGCCGCGCCGAGCGGGTGCGCCTGCACGGAGTGCCTCCCGAcatgctgcagctgctgctggacTTCAGCTACACGGGCCGCGTGGCGGTAAGCGGCGACAATGCTGAGCCGCTGCTGCGCGCCGCCGACCTGCTGCAGTTCCCGGCCGTGAAGGAGGCGTGCGGGGCCTTCCTGCAGCAGCAGCTCGACCTGGCCAACTGCCTGGACATGCAGGACTTCGCTGAGGCCTTCAGCTGCTCGGGACTGGCGAGCGCGGCGCAGCGGTTCATTCTGCGCCACGTGGGCGAGCTGGGCGCCGAGCAGCTGGAGCGGCTGCCACTGGCGCGCCTGCTGCGCTACCTGCGGGACGACGGGCTGTGTGTGCCCAAGGAGGAGGCCGCCTACCAGCTGGCGCTGCGCTGGGTCCGCGCTGACCCGCCGCGCCGCGCCGCGCACTGGCCGCAGCTGCTGGAGGCCGTGCGCCTGCCCTTCGTGCGCCGCTTCTACCTGTTGGCGCACGTCGAGGCCGAGCCGCTGGTGGCGCGCTGCCCACCCTGCCTGCGCCTGCTGCGCGAGGCGCGCGACTTCCAGGCGGCGCGCTACGACCGCCACGACCGCGGGCCCTGCCCCCGAATGCGTCCTCGCCCGTCCACCGGTCTCGCCGAGATCCTCGTGCTCGTGGGCGGCTGCGACCAGGACTGTGACGAGCTGGTCACTGTCGACTGCTACAACCCGCAGACGGGTCAGTGGCGCTACCTGGCCGAGTTCCCAGACCACCTGGGCGGAGGCTACAGCATCGTGGCGCTGGGCAATGACATCTACGTGACGG GTGGGTCCGATGGCTCCCGGCTCTATGACTGCGTGTGGAGGTACAACTCAAGCGTGAACGAGTGGGCGGAGGTGGCGCCCATGCTGAAGGCCCGCGAGTACCACAGCTCCTCTGTGCTGGACGGACTGCTGTACGTGGTGGCCGCCGACAGCACCGAGCGCTATGACCACACCACCGACTCCTGGGAGGCCCTGCAGCCCATGACCTACCCCATGGACAACTGCTCCACCACTGCGTGCCGTGGCCGGCTCTATGCCATCGGCTCCCTGGCCGGCAAGGAGACCATGGTGATGCAGTGCTACGACCCGGACACCGACCTGTGGTCGCTGGTGGACTGCGGCCAGCTCCCGCCCTGGTCCTTCGCCCCCAAGACTGCGACTCTAAACGGACTCATGTACTTTGTCAG GGATGACTCCGCCGAGGTGGACGTGTACAACCCGACGAGGAACGAATGGGACAAGATCCCGTCCATGAATCAG TAA
- the ZBTB48 gene encoding telomere zinc finger-associated protein isoform X2 — translation MDGSFVQHSVRVLQELNKQREKGQYCDATLDVGGLVFKAHWSVLACCSHFFQSLYGDGSGGSVVLPAGFAEIFGLLLDFFYTGHLALTSGNRDQVLLAARELRVPEAVELCQSFKPKTSVGQAAGGQSGLGPPASQNVNSHVKEPAGLEEEEVSRTLGLVPRDQEPRGSHSPQRPQLHSPAQSEGPSSLCGKLKQALKPCPPEDKKPEDCKMPPRPLEAEGAQLQGGSNEWEVVVQVEDDGDGDYMSEPEAVLTRRKSNVIRKPCAAEPALSAGSLAAEPAENRKGTAVPVECPTCHKKFLSKYYLKVHNRKHTGEKPFECPKCGKCYFRKENLLEHEARNCMNRSEQCSSCSQQFMQKKDLQSHMIKLHGAPKPHACPTCAKCFLSRTELQLHEAFKHRGEKLFVCEECGHRASSRNGLQMHIKAKHRNERPHVCEFCSHAFTQKANLNMHLRTHTGEKPFQCHLCGKTFRTQASLDKHNRTHTGERPFSCEFCEQRFTEKGPLLRHVASRHQEGRPHFCQICGKTFKAVEQLRVHVRRHKGVRKFECTECGYKFTRQAHLRRHMEIHDRVENYNPRQRKLRNLIIEDEKMVVVALQPPAELEVGSAEVIVESLAQGGLASQLPGQRLCAEESFTGPGVLEPSLIITAAVPEDCDT, via the exons ATGGACGGCTCCTTCGTCCAGCACAGTGTGAGGGTTCTGCAGGAGCTCAACAAGCAGCGGGAGAAGGGCCAGTACTGCGACGCCACTCTGGACGTGGGGGGCCTGGTGTTTAAGGCGCACTGGAGTGTCCTTGCCTGCTGCAGTCACTTTTTCCAGAGCCTCTACGGGGATGGCTCAGGGGGCAGTGTCGTCCTCCCTGCTGGCTTCGCTGAGATCTTTGGCCTCTTGTTGGACTTTTTCTACACTGGTCACCTCGCTCTCACCTCAGGGAACCGGGATCAGGTGCTCCTGGCAGCCAGGGAGTTGCGAGTGCCAGAGGCCGTAGAGCTGTGCCAGAGCTTCAAGCCCAAAACTTCAGTGGGACAGGCAGCAGGTGGCCAGAGTGGGCTGGGGCCCCCTGCCTCCCAGAATGTGAACAGCCACGTCAAGGAGCCGGCAGGCTTGGAAGAAGAGGAAGTTTCGAGGACTCTGGGTCTAGTCCCCAGGGATCAGGAGCCCAGAGGCAGTCATAGTCCTCAGAGGCCCCAGCTCCATTCCCCAGCTCAGAGTGAGGGCCCCTCCTCCCTCTGTGGGAAACTCAAGCAGGCCTTGAAGCCTTGTCCCCCTGAGGACAAGAAACCCGAGGACTGCAAAATGCCCCCAAGGCCCTTAGAGGCTGAAGGTGCCCAGCTGCAGGGCGGCAGTAATGAG TGGGAAGTGGTGGTTCAAGTGGAGGACGATGGGGATGGCGATTACATGTCTGAGCCTGAGGCTGTGCTGACCAGGAGGAAGTCAAATGTAATCCGAAAGCCCTGTGCAGCTGAGCCAGCCCTGAGCGCGGGCTCCCTAGCAGCTGAGCCTGCTGAGAACAGAAAAGGTACAGCGGTGCCGGTCGAATGCCCCACATGTCATAAAAAGTTCCTCAgcaaatattatctaaaagtccACAACAG GAAACATACTGGGGAGAAACCCTTTGAGTGTCCCAAATGTGGGAAGTGTTACTTTCGGAAGGAGAACCTCCTGGAGCATGAAGCCCGGAATTGCATGAACCGCTCGGAACAG TGTTCCTCCTGCTCCCAGCAGTTCATGCAGAAGAAGGACTTGCAGAGCCACATGATCAAACTTCATGGAGCCCCCAAGCCCCATGCA TGCCCCACCTGTGCCAAGTGCTTCCTGTCTCGGACAGAGCTGCAGCTGCATGAAGCTTTCAAGCACCGTGGTGAGAAGCTGTTTGTGTGTGAGGAGTGTGGGCACCGGGCCTCGAGCCGGAATGGCCTGCAGATGCACATCAAGGCCAAGCACAG GAATGAGAGGCCACACGTATGTGAGTTCTGCAGCCACGCCTTCACCCAAAAGGCCAATCTCAACATGCACCTGCGCACGCACACGGGTGAGAAGCCCTTCCAGTGCCACCTCTGTGGCAAGACCTTCCGAACCCAAG CCAGCCTGGACAAGCACAACCGCACCCACACCGGGGAAAGGCCCTTCAGTTGCGAGTTCTGTGAACAGCGCTTCACTGAGAAGGGGCCCCTCCTGAGGCACGTGGCCAGCCGCCATCAGGAGGGCCGGCCCCACTTCTGCCAGATATGCGGCAAGACCTTCAAAG CCGTGGAGCAACTGCGTGTGCACGTCAGACGGCACAAGGGGGTGAGGAAGTTTGAGTGCACCGAGTGTGGCTACAAGTTTACCCGACAG GCCCACCTGCGGAGGCACATGGAGATCCACGACCGGGTGGAGAACTACAACCCGCGGCAGCGCAAGCTCCGCAACCTGATCATCGAGGACGagaagatggtggtggtggcgCTGCAGCCGCCTGCAGAGCTGGAGGTGGGCTCGGCGGAGGTCATTGTGGAGTCCCTGGCCCAGGGCGGCCTGGCCTCCCAGCTCCCCGGCCAGAGACTGTGTGCAGAGGAGAGCTTCACCGGCCCAGGTGTCCTGGAGCCCTCCCTCATCATCACAGCTGCTGTCCCCGAGGACTGTGACACATAG
- the ZBTB48 gene encoding telomere zinc finger-associated protein isoform X1, with product MDGSFVQHSVRVLQELNKQREKGQYCDATLDVGGLVFKAHWSVLACCSHFFQSLYGDGSGGSVVLPAGFAEIFGLLLDFFYTGHLALTSGNRDQVLLAARELRVPEAVELCQSFKPKTSVGQAAGGQSGLGPPASQNVNSHVKEPAGLEEEEVSRTLGLVPRDQEPRGSHSPQRPQLHSPAQSEGPSSLCGKLKQALKPCPPEDKKPEDCKMPPRPLEAEGAQLQGGSNEWEVVVQVEDDGDGDYMSEPEAVLTRRKSNVIRKPCAAEPALSAGSLAAEPAENRKGTAVPVECPTCHKKFLSKYYLKVHNRKHTGEKPFECPKCGKCYFRKENLLEHEARNCMNRSEQVFTCSVCQETFRRRMELRVHMVSHTGEMPYKCSSCSQQFMQKKDLQSHMIKLHGAPKPHACPTCAKCFLSRTELQLHEAFKHRGEKLFVCEECGHRASSRNGLQMHIKAKHRNERPHVCEFCSHAFTQKANLNMHLRTHTGEKPFQCHLCGKTFRTQASLDKHNRTHTGERPFSCEFCEQRFTEKGPLLRHVASRHQEGRPHFCQICGKTFKAVEQLRVHVRRHKGVRKFECTECGYKFTRQAHLRRHMEIHDRVENYNPRQRKLRNLIIEDEKMVVVALQPPAELEVGSAEVIVESLAQGGLASQLPGQRLCAEESFTGPGVLEPSLIITAAVPEDCDT from the exons ATGGACGGCTCCTTCGTCCAGCACAGTGTGAGGGTTCTGCAGGAGCTCAACAAGCAGCGGGAGAAGGGCCAGTACTGCGACGCCACTCTGGACGTGGGGGGCCTGGTGTTTAAGGCGCACTGGAGTGTCCTTGCCTGCTGCAGTCACTTTTTCCAGAGCCTCTACGGGGATGGCTCAGGGGGCAGTGTCGTCCTCCCTGCTGGCTTCGCTGAGATCTTTGGCCTCTTGTTGGACTTTTTCTACACTGGTCACCTCGCTCTCACCTCAGGGAACCGGGATCAGGTGCTCCTGGCAGCCAGGGAGTTGCGAGTGCCAGAGGCCGTAGAGCTGTGCCAGAGCTTCAAGCCCAAAACTTCAGTGGGACAGGCAGCAGGTGGCCAGAGTGGGCTGGGGCCCCCTGCCTCCCAGAATGTGAACAGCCACGTCAAGGAGCCGGCAGGCTTGGAAGAAGAGGAAGTTTCGAGGACTCTGGGTCTAGTCCCCAGGGATCAGGAGCCCAGAGGCAGTCATAGTCCTCAGAGGCCCCAGCTCCATTCCCCAGCTCAGAGTGAGGGCCCCTCCTCCCTCTGTGGGAAACTCAAGCAGGCCTTGAAGCCTTGTCCCCCTGAGGACAAGAAACCCGAGGACTGCAAAATGCCCCCAAGGCCCTTAGAGGCTGAAGGTGCCCAGCTGCAGGGCGGCAGTAATGAG TGGGAAGTGGTGGTTCAAGTGGAGGACGATGGGGATGGCGATTACATGTCTGAGCCTGAGGCTGTGCTGACCAGGAGGAAGTCAAATGTAATCCGAAAGCCCTGTGCAGCTGAGCCAGCCCTGAGCGCGGGCTCCCTAGCAGCTGAGCCTGCTGAGAACAGAAAAGGTACAGCGGTGCCGGTCGAATGCCCCACATGTCATAAAAAGTTCCTCAgcaaatattatctaaaagtccACAACAG GAAACATACTGGGGAGAAACCCTTTGAGTGTCCCAAATGTGGGAAGTGTTACTTTCGGAAGGAGAACCTCCTGGAGCATGAAGCCCGGAATTGCATGAACCGCTCGGAACAG GTCTTCACATGCTCTGTGTGCCAGGAGACATTCCGCCGAAGGATGGAGCTGCGGGTGCACATGgtgtctcacacaggggagaTGCCCTACAAG TGTTCCTCCTGCTCCCAGCAGTTCATGCAGAAGAAGGACTTGCAGAGCCACATGATCAAACTTCATGGAGCCCCCAAGCCCCATGCA TGCCCCACCTGTGCCAAGTGCTTCCTGTCTCGGACAGAGCTGCAGCTGCATGAAGCTTTCAAGCACCGTGGTGAGAAGCTGTTTGTGTGTGAGGAGTGTGGGCACCGGGCCTCGAGCCGGAATGGCCTGCAGATGCACATCAAGGCCAAGCACAG GAATGAGAGGCCACACGTATGTGAGTTCTGCAGCCACGCCTTCACCCAAAAGGCCAATCTCAACATGCACCTGCGCACGCACACGGGTGAGAAGCCCTTCCAGTGCCACCTCTGTGGCAAGACCTTCCGAACCCAAG CCAGCCTGGACAAGCACAACCGCACCCACACCGGGGAAAGGCCCTTCAGTTGCGAGTTCTGTGAACAGCGCTTCACTGAGAAGGGGCCCCTCCTGAGGCACGTGGCCAGCCGCCATCAGGAGGGCCGGCCCCACTTCTGCCAGATATGCGGCAAGACCTTCAAAG CCGTGGAGCAACTGCGTGTGCACGTCAGACGGCACAAGGGGGTGAGGAAGTTTGAGTGCACCGAGTGTGGCTACAAGTTTACCCGACAG GCCCACCTGCGGAGGCACATGGAGATCCACGACCGGGTGGAGAACTACAACCCGCGGCAGCGCAAGCTCCGCAACCTGATCATCGAGGACGagaagatggtggtggtggcgCTGCAGCCGCCTGCAGAGCTGGAGGTGGGCTCGGCGGAGGTCATTGTGGAGTCCCTGGCCCAGGGCGGCCTGGCCTCCCAGCTCCCCGGCCAGAGACTGTGTGCAGAGGAGAGCTTCACCGGCCCAGGTGTCCTGGAGCCCTCCCTCATCATCACAGCTGCTGTCCCCGAGGACTGTGACACATAG
- the ZBTB48 gene encoding telomere zinc finger-associated protein isoform X3 yields the protein MDGSFVQHSVRVLQELNKQREKGQYCDATLDVGGLVFKAHWSVLACCSHFFQSLYGDGSGGSVVLPAGFAEIFGLLLDFFYTGHLALTSGNRDQVLLAARELRVPEAVELCQSFKPKTSVGQAAGGQSGLGPPASQNVNSHVKEPAGLEEEEVSRTLGLVPRDQEPRGSHSPQRPQLHSPAQSEGPSSLCGKLKQALKPCPPEDKKPEDCKMPPRPLEAEGAQLQGGSNEWEVVVQVEDDGDGDYMSEPEAVLTRRKSNVIRKPCAAEPALSAGSLAAEPAENRKGTAVPVECPTCHKKFLSKYYLKVHNRKHTGEKPFECPKCGKCYFRKENLLEHEARNCMNRSEQVFTCSVCQETFRRRMELRVHMVSHTGEMPYKCSSCSQQFMQKKDLQSHMIKLHGAPKPHACPTCAKCFLSRTELQLHEAFKHRGEKLFVCEECGHRASSRNGLQMHIKAKHRNERPHVCEFCSHAFTQKANLNMHLRTHTGEKPFQCHLCGKTFRTQASLDKHNRTHTGERPFSCEFCEQRFTEKGPLLRHVASRHQEGRPHFCQICGKTFKGPPAEAHGDPRPGGELQPAAAQAPQPDHRGREDGGGGAAAACRAGGGLGGGHCGVPGPGRPGLPAPRPETVCRGELHRPRCPGALPHHHSCCPRGL from the exons ATGGACGGCTCCTTCGTCCAGCACAGTGTGAGGGTTCTGCAGGAGCTCAACAAGCAGCGGGAGAAGGGCCAGTACTGCGACGCCACTCTGGACGTGGGGGGCCTGGTGTTTAAGGCGCACTGGAGTGTCCTTGCCTGCTGCAGTCACTTTTTCCAGAGCCTCTACGGGGATGGCTCAGGGGGCAGTGTCGTCCTCCCTGCTGGCTTCGCTGAGATCTTTGGCCTCTTGTTGGACTTTTTCTACACTGGTCACCTCGCTCTCACCTCAGGGAACCGGGATCAGGTGCTCCTGGCAGCCAGGGAGTTGCGAGTGCCAGAGGCCGTAGAGCTGTGCCAGAGCTTCAAGCCCAAAACTTCAGTGGGACAGGCAGCAGGTGGCCAGAGTGGGCTGGGGCCCCCTGCCTCCCAGAATGTGAACAGCCACGTCAAGGAGCCGGCAGGCTTGGAAGAAGAGGAAGTTTCGAGGACTCTGGGTCTAGTCCCCAGGGATCAGGAGCCCAGAGGCAGTCATAGTCCTCAGAGGCCCCAGCTCCATTCCCCAGCTCAGAGTGAGGGCCCCTCCTCCCTCTGTGGGAAACTCAAGCAGGCCTTGAAGCCTTGTCCCCCTGAGGACAAGAAACCCGAGGACTGCAAAATGCCCCCAAGGCCCTTAGAGGCTGAAGGTGCCCAGCTGCAGGGCGGCAGTAATGAG TGGGAAGTGGTGGTTCAAGTGGAGGACGATGGGGATGGCGATTACATGTCTGAGCCTGAGGCTGTGCTGACCAGGAGGAAGTCAAATGTAATCCGAAAGCCCTGTGCAGCTGAGCCAGCCCTGAGCGCGGGCTCCCTAGCAGCTGAGCCTGCTGAGAACAGAAAAGGTACAGCGGTGCCGGTCGAATGCCCCACATGTCATAAAAAGTTCCTCAgcaaatattatctaaaagtccACAACAG GAAACATACTGGGGAGAAACCCTTTGAGTGTCCCAAATGTGGGAAGTGTTACTTTCGGAAGGAGAACCTCCTGGAGCATGAAGCCCGGAATTGCATGAACCGCTCGGAACAG GTCTTCACATGCTCTGTGTGCCAGGAGACATTCCGCCGAAGGATGGAGCTGCGGGTGCACATGgtgtctcacacaggggagaTGCCCTACAAG TGTTCCTCCTGCTCCCAGCAGTTCATGCAGAAGAAGGACTTGCAGAGCCACATGATCAAACTTCATGGAGCCCCCAAGCCCCATGCA TGCCCCACCTGTGCCAAGTGCTTCCTGTCTCGGACAGAGCTGCAGCTGCATGAAGCTTTCAAGCACCGTGGTGAGAAGCTGTTTGTGTGTGAGGAGTGTGGGCACCGGGCCTCGAGCCGGAATGGCCTGCAGATGCACATCAAGGCCAAGCACAG GAATGAGAGGCCACACGTATGTGAGTTCTGCAGCCACGCCTTCACCCAAAAGGCCAATCTCAACATGCACCTGCGCACGCACACGGGTGAGAAGCCCTTCCAGTGCCACCTCTGTGGCAAGACCTTCCGAACCCAAG CCAGCCTGGACAAGCACAACCGCACCCACACCGGGGAAAGGCCCTTCAGTTGCGAGTTCTGTGAACAGCGCTTCACTGAGAAGGGGCCCCTCCTGAGGCACGTGGCCAGCCGCCATCAGGAGGGCCGGCCCCACTTCTGCCAGATATGCGGCAAGACCTTCAAAG GCCCACCTGCGGAGGCACATGGAGATCCACGACCGGGTGGAGAACTACAACCCGCGGCAGCGCAAGCTCCGCAACCTGATCATCGAGGACGagaagatggtggtggtggcgCTGCAGCCGCCTGCAGAGCTGGAGGTGGGCTCGGCGGAGGTCATTGTGGAGTCCCTGGCCCAGGGCGGCCTGGCCTCCCAGCTCCCCGGCCAGAGACTGTGTGCAGAGGAGAGCTTCACCGGCCCAGGTGTCCTGGAGCCCTCCCTCATCATCACAGCTGCTGTCCCCGAGGACTGTGA